The Primulina eburnea isolate SZY01 chromosome 13, ASM2296580v1, whole genome shotgun sequence genome includes a region encoding these proteins:
- the LOC140810962 gene encoding uncharacterized protein, producing MVLCIYGFPTNVAALQFEWAWQHPVESVAVRSAAVSFKSLSGIANKIKLAYTMLSLPAWNSLNLAINFFSTKYRNHTYGCPTLPKQMRTQNCTMDELPCYNGSNTGATDDLSSDDDCGLNDVLQELTQEAARKASDSPSSLGGFEETFLRHTSEKDDTSHEFTG from the exons ATGGTGCTGTGCATCTATGGCTTCCCTACAAATGTTGCTGCTCTTCAG TTTGAATGGGCATGGCAACATCCAGTGGAATCTGTAGCCGTACGATCAGCTGCTGTAAGTTTCAAATCCCTTTCTGGAATTGCCAATAAGATTAAATTGGCCTACACTATGCTTTCACTTCCTGCATGGAACAG CTTGAATCTTGCTATAAACTTCTTCTCCACAAAGTACAGAAACCATACATATGGTTGTCCAACTTTGCCTAAGCAAATGCGAACACAGAATTGTACAATGGATGAGTTGCCCTGTTACAATGGGAGCAATACAGGGGCGACTGATGATTTGAGTTCCGACGACGACTGTGGTTTAAATGACGTTTTGCAAGAATTAACACAAGAAGCAGCAAGAAAAGCAAGTGATTCTCCAAGCAGTCTTGGTGGTTTCGAAGAAACTTTTCTAAGACATACCAGTGAAAAAGATGATACAAGCCATGAGTTTACTGGATAG
- the LOC140810586 gene encoding peroxidase 4-like, protein MVSFSSVIMRFNIATICWLVVIAAFSAGGVSAQLSTGYYTKSCPKVFDVVESVVKSAVAKERRMGASLLRLHFHDCFVQGCDGSILLDDTSSFTGEKTAVPNVNSVRGFNVIDDIKSKVESVCPGVVSCADILAIAARDSVVLLGGPNWNVKVGRRDSLTASLSAANSGVIPPPTSTLSNLVNRFQARGLSAKDMVVLSGAHTIGQARCTSFRNRIYNETNIDPSFARTRQANCPSRNGVGDNNLAPLDLKTPTTFDNDYYQLLLLKKGLLHSDQILYNGGSTDSLVETYSKNPKAFNDDFVAAMIRMADISPLTGGSNGQIRKNCRRVN, encoded by the exons ATGGTTTCCTTTTCTTCGGTAATAATGCGTTTTAATATTGCCACAATATGTTGGTTAGTTGTCATAGCTGCATTTTCAGCGGGCGGCGTCTCCGCTCAACTGTCAACTGGTTATTACACAAAATCATGTCCGAAGGTGTTCGACGTGGTGGAATCGGTGGTTAAGTCCGCGGTGGCAAAGGAAAGACGCATGGGTGCCTCACTTCTCCGCCTACACTTCCATGATTGCTTTGTCCAA GGGTGCGATGGATCGATACTTCTGGATGACACATCTTCTTTCACTGGGGAGAAAACTGCTGTTCCCAACGTTAACTCGGTGAGGGGTTTCAACGTAATTGATGATATCAAGTCCAAGGTCGAGTCTGTGTGTCCTGGGGTCGTCTCATGTGCCGATATTCTCGCTATCGCCGCGAGAGATTCTGTCGTACTG CTCGGAGGACCGAATTGGAACGTTAAAGTCGGAAGAAGGGATTCCTTAACAGCAAGCCTTTCAGCTGCGAACAGCGGTGTGATTCCTCCCCCCACTTCTACTCTTTCCAACCTCGTCAATAGATTCCAAGCTAGGGGTCTCTCAGCGAAGGATATGGTAGTTCTGTCGG GAGCACACACCATTGGGCAAGCAAGATGTACATCGTTTAGAAACAGGATATACAACGAAACCaacatcgatccatcctttgcAAGAACAAGACAAGCCAATTGCCCTAGTCGGAATGGGGTTGGAGACAACAACTTGGCCCCTCTCGACCTTAAAACACCAACAACATTTGACAACGATTACTACCAACTTCTTCTGCTGAAGAAAGGACTCTTGCATTCTGACCAAATACTCTACAACGGTGGATCCACCGATTCgcttgtcgaaacatatagcaAGAACCCTAAAGCTTTTAATGATGATTTTGTCGCAGCAATGATAAGGATGGCTGACATCAGTCCTCTTACTGGAGGATCAAACGGCCAGATAAGGAAGAATTGTAGGAGGGTCAATTAA
- the LOC140809420 gene encoding CBL-interacting serine/threonine-protein kinase 11-like has translation MPEIEEVSAFHRPSPTGSPADQEVALPSGTALFNKYELGKLLGCGAFAKVYHGRDIQSGQSVAVKVIHKSRLNDNVNLMGNIKREISIMSRLRHPYIVKLLEVMATRTKIYFVLEFVKGGELFAKVAKGRFSEDLSRKYFQQLISALSYCHARGVFHRDLKPENMLVDENGDLKVSDFGLSALTEQVRPDGLLHTLCGTPAYVAPEILTRRGYDGARIDVWSCGVVLFVLTAGFLPFNDPNLMNMYRKIYKGEFRCPKWMSPDLKRFLSRLLDTNPNTRITINEIERDPWFKKGYIQLKCHENEDLCTVAKEEQDKKLLDLNAFDIISFSSGLNLSGLFHDKHRPAEYVERLTAEDQPEKVIEKVEEVVNADNGGVKLRRKKDCGLELEGQNGNYVVQLEVYRLTDKLVVVEVKKEAGDVDMFSDLWKDKIRPLIVRQPEPLVAGN, from the coding sequence ATGCCAGAGATCGAGGAGGTTTCGGCTTTCCACCGGCCGTCCCCGACGGGATCCCCCGCCGACCAAGAGGTGGCTTTGCCATCGGGAACCGCGTTGTTCAACAAATACGAGCTCGGGAAACTTCTGGGCTGCGGTGCATTTGCCAAAGTCTACCATGGCAGAGACATTCAAAGCGGCCAAAGCGTCGCCGTTAAAGTGATTCACAAGAGCAGGCTCAACGACAACGTCAATCTCATGGGTAACATTAAGCGCGAAATTTCCATTATGAGCAGGCTGCGCCACCCGTATATTGTCAAATTGTTGGAGGTTATGGCGACCAGGACGAAGATTTACTTCGTGTTGGAATTCGTTAAAGGCGGGGAATTATTTGCTAAAGTGGCTAAGGGACGCTTCAGCGAGGATCTAAGTAGGAAATATTTCCAGCAGCTCATCTCCGCCCTGAGTTACTGCCACGCGCGAGGCGTTTTCCACCGGGATTTGAAGCCTGAAAATATGTTGGTGGACGAAAATGGAGATCTCAAGGTGTCCGATTTTGGGCTCAGCGCTCTCACCGAACAAGTCCGACCCGACGGGCTTTTGCATACTCTTTGCGGGACCCCAGCTTACGTAGCGCCGGAGATTCTAACCAGAAGGGGCTACGATGGCGCCAGAATCGACGTCTGGTCGTGCGGTGTCGTATTGTTTGTCCTCACGGCTGGATTTTTGCCTTTCAACGATCCAAATCTGATGAATATGTACAGAAAGATATACAAAGGCGAGTTCCGGTGTCCGAAATGGATGTCGCCCGATCTCAAACGGTTTTTGTCTCGCCTTTTGGATACCAATCCCAATACGAGAATCACCATTAACGAAATCGAGCGCGATCCTTGGTTCAAAAAAGGTTACATACAACTCAAATGCCACGAAAATGAGGATCTCTGTACCGTAGCCAAGGAGGAGCAGGATAAGAAATTATTGGATCTGAACGCTTTCGACATAATTTCCTTCTCTTCTGGGCTCAATCTTTCTGGATTGTTCCACGACAAACATAGGCCTGCAGAGTACGTGGAACGGTTGACGGCGGAGGATCAGCCAGAGAAAGTCATCGAGAAGGTGGAGGAAGTTGTGAACGCCGATAACGGCGGCGTGAAATTACGGAGAAAGAAGGATTGCGGATTGGAGCTGGAGGGTCAGAATGGTAATTACGTAGTTCAACTGGAGGTCTACCGGTTGACCGACAAATTGGTCGTTGTGGAGGTGAAGAAAGAAGCCGGGGATGTCGACATGTTCTCGGATTTGTGGAAAGACAAAATAAGGCCTCTAATAGTACGGCAACCGGAGCCGCTGGTGGCCGGCAACTAG
- the LOC140809458 gene encoding LOB domain-containing protein 15-like, which yields MSRERVEGFDETGKKLKTESNSSSVMGKRQMMLNTTTPCAACKLLRRRCAEECPFSPYFSPHEPQKFAAVHKVFGASNVSKMLMEVPESQRADAANCLVYEANVRLRDPVYGCMGAISALQQQVQNLQAQLNAIRAEIITYRYREAANNIINASNDHAAVLAVSVAELPQAPPTPTLSPPAPTPPPPPSVVISSSSSAPSMYTSPTNTASYNSISNNRVPYFD from the exons ATGTCCAGAGAAAG GGTGGAAGGGTTTGACGAGACTGGCAAGAAGTTGAAGACGGAGAGTAACAGTAGTTCCGTGATGGGAAAGAGACAGATGATGCTAAACACAACAACTCCATGCGCAGCTTGTAAGCTTTTGCGAAGAAGATGCGCCGAAGAATGCCCATTTTCGCCTTATTTTTCCCCGCATGAACCCCAGAAATTTGCTGCTGTTCACAAAGTTTTTGGAGCCAGTAACGTTTCCAAGATGCTCATG GAGGTGCCAGAGTCGCAAAGAGCCGATGCTGCGAACTGCTTAGTTTATGAAGCTAATGTGAGGCTTAGAGATCCGGTTTATGGATGCATGGGTGCGATTTCAGCATTGCAACAGCAGGTCCAAAATTTACAAGCTCAACTTAACGCCATCAGGGCTGAGATAATAACATACAGATATAGAGAAGCTGCTAATAACATCATTAATGCATCTAACGATCATGCCGCCGTGTTGGCTGTTTCCGTGGCTGAGCTGCCACAAGCTCCGCCAACTCCAACCCTTTCTCCACCAGCTCCAACCCCACCGCCACCTCCGTCAGTCGTCATTTCATCGTCTTCTTCTGCTCCGTCTATGTACACCTCTCCTACTAACACTGCGAGCTACAACAGCATTTCCAACAATCGTGTACCTTACTTTGATTGA
- the LOC140810700 gene encoding EPIDERMAL PATTERNING FACTOR-like protein 6: MGSRNGRHRTPVVVVYAVAIFCVFGFCIYGRTNIISSYSSSEYKRMVLSLKANEDYLQQSYDKNKIWKFVNMTRIDIVGARRLLSGPGSSPPRCTSKCSICVPCKPIRITVPPETTEYYPEAWRCQCRNKLYMP, translated from the exons ATGGGTTCAAGAAATGGAAGACACAGGACACCAGTTGTTGTAGTTTATGCTGTCGCGATCTTCTGCGTCTTCGGCTTCTGCATTTATGGAAGGACGAATATAATCTCCTCATATTCTTCTTCGG AATACAAGAGGATGGTGTTGTCTCTTAAAGCTAATGAGGATTACTTGCAACAG AGTTATGATAAAAACAAGATTTGGAAGTTCGTCAACATGACCAGAATAGACATCGTAGGAGCAAGACGACTCCTAAGTGGCCCAGGATCATCGCCCCCTCGTTGCACTTCAAAATGTAGTATATGCGTACCGTGCAAGCCCATTCGCATCACGGTGCCACCGGAGACTACAGAGTACTACCCCGAAGCTTGGAGGTGCCAATGCCGCAACAAACTGTACATGCCATAG
- the LOC140810458 gene encoding uncharacterized protein, whose translation MCPLRIILIFLSATLAGFLVLRGLKSPPNQTDDVVASSAEEEIASKNIVSPSSRFCTVVGKGFWTCVDMASGRYLWRNLVSSSSPSEGKLRAD comes from the exons ATGTGTCCCCTCAGAATTATTCTCATCTTCCTCTCCGCCACCCTGGCCGGATTCCTCGTACTCCGAGGCCTCAAATCGCCGCCAAATCAAACTGACGACGTCGTTGCTTCCTCTGCCGAAGAAGAAATTGCCTCCAAGAACATCGTTTCCCCTTCTTCCAGG TTCTGTACGGTCGTAGGTAAGGGGTTTTGGACTTGTGTGGATATGGCAAGCGGCAGATATCTGTGGAGGAATTTAGTTTCTTCGTCTTCTCCATCAGAAGGAAAGCTTCGTGCTGATTAA
- the LOC140810960 gene encoding CBL-interacting serine/threonine-protein kinase 2-like: MDSKSGVLMQRYELGRLLGQGAFAKVYYARSYQTGQSVAIKVIDKEKVMRIGNAAQIIREISIMRLVRHPNIIFLYEVLATKTKIYFVMEYAKGGELFNKVAKGKLQEDVARKYFQQLINAVDFCHSRAVYHRDLKPENILLDENENLKVSDFGLSALAESKRLDGLLHTTCGTPAYVSPEVINRKGYDGAKADVWSCGVILYVLLAGFLPFYDSNLMEMYRKIGKGKFKFPSWFQPEVRKLLTRILDPNPESRITIARIKENAWFRRGLSMKSRTYNAESSTTNSSDRNAMASFQQENGGALQENPRLTNLNAFDIISLSDGFDVSRLFEEPCSKARFFSSKPASVIVSMLVEIAKRSKLKISKKDEGLFQFEATKEGKNGILWIEAEIFGVAPAFHMVEVRKTNGDTSEYHNLLDEVIRPALQEIVCT, from the coding sequence ATGGATAGCAAGAGTGGGGTATTGATGCAAAGATACGAGTTAGGGAGGTTGTTAGGTCAGGGTGCATTTGCAAAAGTTTATTATGCTAGGAGTTACCAGACTGGGCAAAGTGTTGCTATTAAAGTGATAGACAAGGAGAAGGTCATGAGAATAGGGAATGCTGCTCAAATTATACGGGAAATATCCATCATGAGATTGGTGAGACATCcgaatattatttttctttatgaaGTTTTGGCTACAAAAACCAAGATTTATTTTGTGATGGAGTATGCTAAAGGTGGCGAGCTGTTCAACAAGGTGGCTAAGGGAAAATTACAGGAAGATGTTGCACGAAAATATTTTCAGCAGTTAATAAATGCAGTTGATTTCTGCCATAGCAGGGCTGTCTACCATCGGGATTTAAAACCTGAAAACATATTATTAGACGAGAATGAAAATCTGAAAGTTTCTGATTTTGGTTTGAGTGCCCTTGCTGAATCAAAACGCCTAGACGGGCTCCTTCATACCACGTGTGGAACTCCTGCGTATGTTTCTCCTGAAGTAATAAACAGGAAAGGTTATGATGGGGCCAAAGCTGATGTTTGGTCATGTGGGGTGATTCTTTATGTTTTATTGGCCGGTTTTCTTCCGTTCTATGATTCAAATTTGATGGAGATGTACAGAAAAATTGGGAAAGGGAAATTTAAGTTCCCGAGTTGGTTTCAACCTGAAGTACGCAAGTTACTTACAAGAATACTGGATCCAAATCCGGAAAGTCGAATTACAATAGCAAGAATCAAGGAAAATGCTTGGTTTAGGCGAGGGTTAAGCATGAAATCAAGAACTTACAATGCAGAGAGTAGTACAACTAATTCATCAGACAGAAATGCCATGGCTTCATTTCAGCAGGAAAATGGCGGTGCTTTGCAAGAAAATCCGAGGCTTACAAACCTAAATGCGTTTGACATAATATCATTATCAGATGGATTTGATGTTTCCAGATTGTTTGAGGAGCCTTGTTCAAAAGCCCGATTCTTTTCCTCGAAACCTGCATCTGTTATTGTCTCTATGCTGGTAGAAATTGCCAAACGTTCAAAGCTGAAGATAAGTAAAAAGGACGAGGGGTTGTTCCAGTTTGAGGCAACGAAGGAAGGTAAGAATGGAATTTTATGGATAGAAGCGGAGATATTTGGGGTCGCCCCAGCGTTTCATATGGTGGAAGTGAGGAAAACAAATGGAGATACCTCTGAATATCATAATTTATTGGATGAAGTTATTAGACCTGCTCTGCAAGAAATTGTTTGTACTTGA